Genomic segment of Myxococcus stipitatus:
CCCTCGGACCCGGGGACATTGCTGGCGGGAATACGGGGCTCCACGTTTCCTGGCGGAGGCTCGGAAAGGAGTCCGACATGAAGGCATTCATCCGTATCGCGGGGTGTGTGGCGGCTGTGTGGGGATGCGCGGTGGGAGCCCAGGAGGACTACCGGCCCGCCGGCACGGAGCAGCCCACCGACGCCGTGACCCCCGCCGACGCCGTGACGCCCACCGCCCACGCCGACGAACCGCGAAGGGAGCCGCGGCGCGTGGAGGAGCCGTCCCTGGGCCTCTACGTGCTGATTGGCGGCGGCGTGGAGGGCTACGCCGGCCAGCTGTCGCCCCGGGTCGACACGGGCTTCACGTACGGCGCCTCCGTGGGCTACCGCGCCATGCCCTTCCTGGCGCTGGAGCTGGGCTACAACGGCAGCATCAACAACCTGGACCAGAACGGCAGCCTGGTGGCGAACGGGGACCTGGGCAGCGGCCCGGACCTGGTGCGCAACGGCGGCCAGCTGCTGGTCCTCGGCATGGCGCCCATCGAGCGCGTCCAGCCCTTCGTGCTGACGGGCATCGGCTTCGACCGGTACACCGTGCGCCACGACGCCGCCCCCGGAGGCAGGACCCACTTCCGGGACGACACCGCCGGCTACATCCCCGCGGGCCTGGGCCTGCGCGTCCAAATCACGCGGCGCCTCACCGCCGACGCGCGCGTCGCCTACCACTTCCTCTTCGACCAGGACTTCGCGTCCACCAGCGCGACGCCCAACGCGCTGGACGGCCGCTACATGGGCCTCCTCCAGTTCGGTGGCACCTACTGACCCGGGGCGCGACGTCCGGACCCGGCGCGGGTCCGGACGCTCCACCCCCTCACGAGGGCCGGTCGACCCCCAGGCGCGCGGCGGACCACGTGCCCTGCAACCACCGGGGAAGCTGCCCCTCCACCTTGCGCGCCTCCGCCTCCGTCACCTGCGCATGCAGCGCCGCGAAGACACCATGCAGCACCCGCCGCACATTCTCCGGCTCCGCGTTCAGGTGGTTGGCCACCTGGAGGTAGAAGTCATCGCGGTCCACCTTCCCTCGCGGGCCCACCGCGTGACGGGAGCACCCGTCCGCCAGGAGCCCGCGCAGGTCCTCGGGGAGCTGCTCGCGCAGCTGCCGCATCAGCCCTTCCGACAAGAGCTCCGACAGTCCGCAGAACACCGCCTCCGCGGCCCGCTCGGCCTCGAACTCCGGAAGCTGGGCGGTCACCGCGTCCAGGAAGGACCGCCGGTCCGTCCCCACGCCCAGTCCCGACCACGATTGTGTCGCCTCCTGCTTCTGAATCGACATGCGCGCCTCCTCTCGGCCCTGCGCATTCACCGTGGGGGCGCGGCGCGTCCGCCGCACCAAGCAGCGGACCTGCGTCCCGCCCGCCCGGCCCGCAATCGAAGAATGGGAATTCCCAAACATGGGATTCCCGTTCGCTCCTGGGACTCCCAAAGACCGGGCCCCGGAAATCGAGCATGTCTGCGATTGATTCCCTCAATCAAAGAGACTCATCGGACACCACTCCCAGTCGCGCGACGCGGCGACACCGCGTCTGAAACCCCATGGCTGTGCACGGGAATCGTCATGAAACGGTCATGGACCGCAGGGCGACTTGAACGGAATGAAAACCCGTCGCAATTGTACTGAGCGCGCGTCGTAGGTCGTCTGTGTGGCGACCCTGCCGCCAAGCTTTTTCCCCCACCGAGTGAGGAACTCACCATGTACCGCATCGCCGTTGCCGCCCTGATTTTCGCCGCTGCTGGTTGCGCCACCACCGGGGGCGCCGGGAGCCGCGAGGGCAACGCCACCGTCACGGGCGTCATCCGCCTGCCGGAGACGGGGCTGACCCAGGCGCAGGACGCCTGTGAGCAGATTCGCGTCGTCGTCGCGCCCGCGGCCAACACGTCCGACGCGCTGGGCAAGGCCATGGTGAAGGCGAGCCGCGGCAACCGCTGCTCCTTCACCGTGTCCGGAATCCCCAGCAACACGGAGATCCAGGCCAACGCCGTGGCGGACGCCGCCCTGAAGTGTGCCAACGGCGCCGCGCCCACCATCGCGCCGGCCAGCGCGACGGCGCAGCCCACCTTCAAGCTGTCCGACTACGGCACCAGCACGCGCGACTTCGTCGTCTCCTGCGGCTGAAGCACGCGTCGTCTGTCACCCCCTGAACCTCCGCTCTCACTTGTTTTGAGCGGAGGAACAGGGTGGGTTTCTGACCGTCCTGGAATTCCAGATTGATTCGCGTCCAGCGTGGCGCGAAGCTCCTGGGAGCGAAGTCGCGACACGCGCGGGCCACCGGAAGCAGGGGCCGGACCGCGACGGATGCGAAGAAGGACGGCAGGGTGATGATTCCAAGAAGCTGGTGTGCCGCGGCGCTCGCCCTGGGTCTGGGCGGGATGGGACTCGCATGCGAATCCGAGGAGCCCTTCCCCACCCTCGACGAGCTGGACCAGCTTCGCAGCCTCCACACGCTGTCGAGCCACCCTCGGCTGGACTCCACCAACCGGGTGGACGGCCAGGAGCTGGCGCAGAAGCTGGGCTTCGACCTGTTCCGGGACCCGGCGCTGTCGCGCTGCGGGACGGTGTCCTGCGAGAGCTGCCACACGGGTGACGGCCGCACGGTGGAGACGGCCACGGCGGAGGGCTGCGGGGGACAGCGCACGGAGCGCAACCCGCCCACGGTGCTCAACGTCCGACACAACCGCTGGTTCATGTGGGACGGGCGCGCGGACTCGCTCTGGTCCCAGGCGATGCTGCCGCTGACGAACCCGGTGGAGATGGACTCGAACGCGGACATCGTCCGCGCGCGCCTCGTCGCCGAGCCGTCGTACCAGGAGCGCTACCGCGCGCTGTTCGGCGTGGAGCCCGCGAACGTGGCGGCCCCGCTCCTGATGGCCAACGTGGGCAAGGTGCTGGCCGCGTACGAGCGCGTGCTGATGCGGGTGGAGGCCCCGTTCGACACGGACGTGCGGCGCTTCATCGCGGCGGCGGAAGCGGGCTCGGCGGAGAGCGACCCGGCCTACCTGGGGCTGAAGACCTTCGTGCGCAAGGGGCAGTGCATCGTCTGCCACAAGGGCCCGTCGCTGACGGACGAGCTGTTCCACAACGTGGGCCTGGAGGACTCGGGGCCCGGCGCGGGGGGACAGTGGGCGGTGCTCCCCTCGCTGCTGGACTGGGAGTTCAACGCGGCGGGCCGCTACAGCGACGACCCGAACGGCATCGACGCGCTGCGCCTGCGCACGCTGCGCACGCAGGCGAAGCAGGTGGAGCTGGAGGGCGCGTTCCGCACGCCGTCCCTGCGCAACGTGGCGCTGACGGCGCCGTACATGCACACCGGGAAGGAGGCGACACTCGAGGACGTCGTCGACTTCTACAACGAGGGCGGCGACCCGGAGGGCACCTTCGTGGGCCAGCGCACCTCCACCATCGTCAAGCTGAACCTCACCGACAACGAGAAGCGCGCCCTGGTGGAGCTCCTGAAGTCGCTGACGGGCACGCCCCGCTGAAGCAGCCTTGGGCGGGACTCCCGCGCGCATGGCACGGGAGCCCACCGCCGGGAGGACTTCAGCGCACGAAGTGGAACTCGGTCTGCCGCTTCCAGGCCCAGTGCACGCGGCCCTCGGCGTCGATGACGACGTCCTCTTCCTGGGCGGAGCGCACGCGCTGGCCATTCCACTCGGGCACGGCGCTCGTGGCCTGGAGCTCGATGGAGTACCACATGTTCGCCATCACCTGATGGTCGCCGTTGCCGGGCACGCCCTCCTGGCGGTCCCACAGGCCCACCATCGCGCCCGCGCCGTGGCCGTGCAGGCCGATGGGGTGCGAGTAGATGGTCCCGTCGATGCCCTCGTCCGTCATCCGCTTGCGCGCGATTTGGAGGACCTCGTTGCCGGTGCGGCCGGGACGCAGCTCCTCGAAGACGATGTCCTGGAGCCGGTTGGACGTCTTGAGCGCGGCCTTAAGGCCCTCGGGCGCGTCCGTCTCACCCTCGCGCAGCACGTAGCCCATGTGCTGGGTGTCCGTGTTGAGCCGCAGGGCGGTGACGCCGTAGTCGCAGTGGAGCACGTCGCCCCGCTGGATGACGGGGTTGTCGCCCAGCTGCTCCTCGGTGGCACCCTGCCGCTGCACGCTGACGGAGGGATGGAACCACGTGTCCAGGCCCAGGTCCGCCAGGCGCTGCCGCATCCACCACTGCACGTCCTGCGTGGTGGTGACGCCCGGGGTGATGACCTGGTTGGAGAAGGCCGTCTCGATGATGTTCCAGGCGAGCTTCGTCTCGTCCTCGTAGAAGCGGACCTCGTCGGCGCCGCGCCACGCGAGCAGGTCCACCGGCAGCCCTCCCGAGGGCTTGAAGCGCTTCACCCAGTCGGGGCCGAGCGCCTCCGCCATGCCTTCGTACTCACCATGCGAGAGGCCGTCCGCGAAGGCGAACGTGCGCGAGATGTCCAGCGCGATGCTCTTGGGCTGCCGCTCCTCCAGCACCTGCTTGAGCACCAGCCACTGGTCCGGCCCCCACAGCTCCGCCTGACGCAGCCCCTGGCCGCCCTGGCTCACCTGCTGCTGCGCGCGGCGCGGCACGAAGATGCCGCCCTGCGAACCACCGCCCAGGGCCAGGCGCTCCACGCCCTTCTCGGCGCCCCGGTCATGGAACACGTAGATGGTGCGGCGGCGCGCGGCGAACGTCGTCGGCGCGGAGAGCGCCTTGAACACCGGGTCCTCGTTGTACTCGCGCATGGGGACGACCCACATCTCGATGCCGTGCTTGCGCATGAGCTGGGGCAGCGCGGTGTCCATGCGCTCGCGCAGCCAGGACTGCTGACGCTCGGCCTGCTCGCGAAGGGTTCCGAAGGGACGCACTGAAGAGGAGGAGTTCACGGGAGTGGTGGGCGCCCCCGCGGATGGAGATTGGACGGAGGCACATGCGGTGGAGAGCACGAGCGGCGCGAGGAGGCGGAGGCGGGTTCGCATGACCGCGCACTCTCGCACGCGAGGCAGGGGACGTCTCGGCTTCACTGCTTGCTCGGCGCTCCAACTTCTCACCGCCGTGTGAGTCCCTCCGCGCGACATTGCTGGGTGTCACAGCCCTCCAGCACACAGGGGCCACATTCGAGCAGCCCTCCACACCCGTCGGCCATCGCGCCACACACGGCCTCGTGCGCCGCGCACGTGCGTGGCACACAGCCGCCCGGCTGGTACTTCTCGCTCGTGGCGAGCAGCGCCGACATCTCGTTCGCACCGCCCACCAACAGCACCGCGCCATCCGGCAGCGTCAGCGCACCGGGCAGCTCACGACGCTCCTCGAGCGCGGGCGCGGAGGACCACCGCCCCGTCGCCGGCTCGAAGCGCTCCACCGACGCGAGCACCCCCGCCGTGGAGTGCTCTCCACCCATCACCAGCACCGAGCCGTCCCGCGTCAGCACCGCCGCGTGGTGCTCGCGAGGAATCGCCGGCGGCGCCACCAGCGTCCACAGGCCCGTCACGCCGTCGTAGACCTCCGCCGTGCTCGAAGCACGCGTGGTGCCTCCGCCCACCACGAGCACCCGCCCGTCCGGCAGCAGCGTGACGGAGTGCCCCTGTCGATGGGTCCCCGCCGCGCCGCCCGCGAACCCGGCCTTCTCCCAGCGCCCCGCGGCGACGTCGTACAGCTCCGCCTGGAGGCCGCTCACGAAGAGCGCCTTGCCGTGCGGCAACATCACCGCGGTGCCCGCGCCCCCTCGCACGAAGCCCGGCGGAGACACGGGCGCCCACGTCCCCGTCGAAGGCTCGAACACCTCCGCCGAGCGCAGCGACCGGCCATCTCCATCCACGCCTCCCGCGACGAGCACGCGCCCGTCCGGCAACACCACCGCCGCCGGGTCCTCGCGCGCCTCGGTCATGGGCGCGACAGGGGCCCACGTCCCCGTGGTGGGCTCGAACACCTCCGCGCTCGCGAGCACGCCCGGCCCCACGCCCTGGGTTCCGCCCAGCACCAGCACGCGGCCATCCAGCAGCCGCACCCCAGCGTGGTGGCGGCGGGGCGTGAGCATCGCGCCCGTGAGGCTCCACAGGCCCATCTCCGGCTCGAACACCTCGCAGCTCGCCAGCGCGCGCTGTCCATCGAACCCACCCGAGGCCAGCACGCGCCCATCCCCCAGCGTGACGAAGGGCACCTGCTTGCGAGGCGTCGCCAGCCTCAGGGGCGCACCACTCGCGTCCCGCGCCACTCCGTCCGCGCGCGGACCGGAGTTGCAGGAGAACACGAGCGCGAACAACGCCACGCCGAGAAAGGATGTGCGACCACTTCGCATGGGAGCCACTCGCCTCGCTTGTCGGAGAGGCCCCATGTATCCCGACGGTCTGACATTTCAGGACCGCCAGACCTGAGTGATTTCCAACGGTTATCCCGCCTGTCGAGTCGGATGTGTCACAGGCTCACCGCGCGGCGTGAGGCTCAGTGACGTGTCAGGTCCTCATCGCGAGGCGCGCCGAGATTCACGGGCTCGGCATCCATGCCGGACGAGTGGCGCGGAGGCAGGGCCCCGCCGTCGTCGTCCTCCTCCAGCGTGAGCAGCGGATGGTCCGCGCGAGTCAGGTAGACGTCCTCGCCGCCGACGTGGTCCACGTCGCTGTACTCCACGAGGTAGTCGTGGCGGGGAATGGGCACCAGGCCGCGCTCCAGCTCGAAGTGGATGTCACCGATGCCGGAGACCCTCCCCACCTTGCGCCCGTCCGAGGTCCTCACCGTCATCCCCTCGCGC
This window contains:
- a CDS encoding DUF2267 domain-containing protein, encoding MSIQKQEATQSWSGLGVGTDRRSFLDAVTAQLPEFEAERAAEAVFCGLSELLSEGLMRQLREQLPEDLRGLLADGCSRHAVGPRGKVDRDDFYLQVANHLNAEPENVRRVLHGVFAALHAQVTEAEARKVEGQLPRWLQGTWSAARLGVDRPS
- a CDS encoding cytochrome-c peroxidase encodes the protein MIPRSWCAAALALGLGGMGLACESEEPFPTLDELDQLRSLHTLSSHPRLDSTNRVDGQELAQKLGFDLFRDPALSRCGTVSCESCHTGDGRTVETATAEGCGGQRTERNPPTVLNVRHNRWFMWDGRADSLWSQAMLPLTNPVEMDSNADIVRARLVAEPSYQERYRALFGVEPANVAAPLLMANVGKVLAAYERVLMRVEAPFDTDVRRFIAAAEAGSAESDPAYLGLKTFVRKGQCIVCHKGPSLTDELFHNVGLEDSGPGAGGQWAVLPSLLDWEFNAAGRYSDDPNGIDALRLRTLRTQAKQVELEGAFRTPSLRNVALTAPYMHTGKEATLEDVVDFYNEGGDPEGTFVGQRTSTIVKLNLTDNEKRALVELLKSLTGTPR
- a CDS encoding M24 family metallopeptidase translates to MRTRLRLLAPLVLSTACASVQSPSAGAPTTPVNSSSSVRPFGTLREQAERQQSWLRERMDTALPQLMRKHGIEMWVVPMREYNEDPVFKALSAPTTFAARRRTIYVFHDRGAEKGVERLALGGGSQGGIFVPRRAQQQVSQGGQGLRQAELWGPDQWLVLKQVLEERQPKSIALDISRTFAFADGLSHGEYEGMAEALGPDWVKRFKPSGGLPVDLLAWRGADEVRFYEDETKLAWNIIETAFSNQVITPGVTTTQDVQWWMRQRLADLGLDTWFHPSVSVQRQGATEEQLGDNPVIQRGDVLHCDYGVTALRLNTDTQHMGYVLREGETDAPEGLKAALKTSNRLQDIVFEELRPGRTGNEVLQIARKRMTDEGIDGTIYSHPIGLHGHGAGAMVGLWDRQEGVPGNGDHQVMANMWYSIELQATSAVPEWNGQRVRSAQEEDVVIDAEGRVHWAWKRQTEFHFVR
- a CDS encoding Kelch repeat-containing protein, which produces MRSGRTSFLGVALFALVFSCNSGPRADGVARDASGAPLRLATPRKQVPFVTLGDGRVLASGGFDGQRALASCEVFEPEMGLWSLTGAMLTPRRHHAGVRLLDGRVLVLGGTQGVGPGVLASAEVFEPTTGTWAPVAPMTEAREDPAAVVLPDGRVLVAGGVDGDGRSLRSAEVFEPSTGTWAPVSPPGFVRGGAGTAVMLPHGKALFVSGLQAELYDVAAGRWEKAGFAGGAAGTHRQGHSVTLLPDGRVLVVGGGTTRASSTAEVYDGVTGLWTLVAPPAIPREHHAAVLTRDGSVLVMGGEHSTAGVLASVERFEPATGRWSSAPALEERRELPGALTLPDGAVLLVGGANEMSALLATSEKYQPGGCVPRTCAAHEAVCGAMADGCGGLLECGPCVLEGCDTQQCRAEGLTRR
- a CDS encoding DUF2171 domain-containing protein; its protein translation is MVRFGDVREGMTVRTSDGRKVGRVSGIGDIHFELERGLVPIPRHDYLVEYSDVDHVGGEDVYLTRADHPLLTLEEDDDGGALPPRHSSGMDAEPVNLGAPRDEDLTRH